The Caldalkalibacillus uzonensis genome includes the window CCTGGGTTACAGAACACCTCAGGAAGTGGAAGATCTTTTGAAACATTCCGCTTAAAACTTAACTTTTTTGTGTCCAGGATATTGACTCAAATCCATGTTGTACAGTCGTTGCTGAGGTGTACATGAAGTTGTTTAAAAGAAAAATAGTCTTCTGAAACGTCTTCTGAATGGGAAAAATGAAATGAAAGCGATGCTGAAAAAAGGGATGGCGAACGGGAAGAAGAATTGGACTTCAGATCCTTTTTCTTTTGTTTTTGTCCATCGGCTGTCTGACCAGTCGCTTATAATGGTTGATCGGACGCAATTCCTCTGGCTACTGGTGTATGATACTCGTGTGTTGGGGTAATGCGGATATACTTCCATCGAAAATTCTTCCATCTCGGGTGTCAATTCTGGCCACTCGTCCGATGTTCGCTTGGCACAGAGATAATATTTATACATGGTCTTCGCTCCTCCTGTAGCAAATCTTAAAGCTTAAAAAAATTCAATTTCCTATGTGGGACGGTTATAAAGAAGCTCTTGACTGTCTGAAAATTTAGTGTTATCTTTATATTGATTTTTTTAAAATTTGACTAGGGGTATAGATACAGAAAGGAGAGGATTATTTTTGTTGCAATTGTAAGCGATTACCTCACGATAAGCAAAAGTGAATGAATATTCATTCGTTTTGGGGGGATAAGAATGTATACCACTTTAGCCGATTTATTTAACCAAACGGTACAAAAGTACCCTAACAAGGAAGCACTGTACTATGTACAAAAAAATCAGCGTTGGACGTATGCCGAGTGGAATGACCAGGTTAATCGGCTGGCCAATGCTTTGATCGAAACGGGGGTTAACAAAGGAGACCGTGTCTCAACCTATTTGTTTAATACAAGTGAACTTGCGACAGCACTCTTTGCATGTACCAAAATAGGGGCTGTGTTTAACCCGATTAACTTTCGTTTATCTGCAGATGAAGTGGCTTACATCATCTCTGATGCAGAGCCTAAAGTGTTCTTGTTTGAACATGCTGTTGCTGCGAATCTGAAAAATATTCACTCCAAATTTCAAGATGTGAACTTTTGGTGTGTCGATCCAGACCCTCCAAGCTATGCGCAATTTTATGATCAAAAAGTTAGTGCTGCGACAAGCGATGAACCTAAGATAGACGTTGATGAAGAGGATTTGTATGCGATTATGTACACCAGTGGGACGACAGGGAGACCCAAAGGCGTGATGCATCGTCATCGTGATATGGTCGAGCAAAGCCTGATAATTATTAGTGCTAGTCAACTGACCCCACAAGACCGTGGACTAGTGACAGCCCCGATGTTTCATTGTGCGGAGCTTCATTGTTGCTTTATTCCCCGCGTACATGTTGGCGGCAGTAATGTAATCATGCATCATTTTGACGTCAAGCAAGTGCTTCAACTGATCCAAGATGAAAAGATTACATTATTCTTTGCAGCACCAACAATGTGGAACATGTTGTTACAAGAGGATTTGTCACAATACGACTTGACTTCGTTGCGTAAAGGATTTTATGGTGCTGCCCCGATGGCTCCCGCTTTAGTAAGAGCCTGTCAACAAAAACTCAACATTGGACTTTTGCAAGCGTATGGCATGACCGAGATGGGACCTGCTGTCACGTTCTTACTAGAAGATGAACAACTGCTTAAGGCGGGCTCTGCCGGACGTGCCTGTCTGAATCATGATATTCGTGTGGTGCGCCCCCTTGAAAATGGACCGTCAGATCCCGATGATATTGCTGGTGTTGGTGAAGTGGGTGAAATCGTTGTCAAAGGCCCATGTATGATGATTGGCTATTATAACAGACCTGAAGCAACGGAAAAAGCCCTCTACAAAGGTTGGTATCATACTGGTGATCTAGGTTACGTTGATGAAGATGGTTTTTTGTGGATTGCAGACCGTGTGGACGACATGCTGATTAGCGGCGGTGAAAACATCTATCCTCGTGAAGTCGAAGACGTCCTTTATGAGCACCCGGGTGTTCTTGATGTCGCAGTTTTAGGTGAACCCGATGAAAAATGGGGGGAACGGGTGGTTGCTTTTATAGTGAAAAAAGACCCAGCCGTTACGGAATCAGACTTAGACCTTTTTTGCAAAGATAGTGGAAAATTAGCAGATTATAAACGTCCGAGAAAATATTATTTCGTTGATCAATTACCACGTAATGCCAGTGGTAAAATTCAAAAGTTTCTTTTGCGAGAACAATTACAGACCAATGTAAAAAGGTAAGGGGAAAGAGAGATGACAGCCAGTTATTTAACAGAGGAACATCAAATGTTTCGTCGGTCGCTACGCAGGTTTCTTGAAAAAGAAGCAGTGCCTTTTTTCGATCAGTGGGAAAAAGAAAGGCTTATCCCCCGTTCTTTTTGGAAGAAAATGGGCCGACAAGGATACTTGTGTCCTGATATTGATGAAAAATACGGTGGATCAGGGGTGGATTGGGGATTTTCTGTCGTGATTAATGAGGAATTGGAACGGGTGGGTTCGGGTTTGGGCGGTATTAGTCTGCACAATGACATTGTTGTGCCATACATCTTCTCTTACGGTACAGAGGAACAAAAGCTGCGGTGGCTTCCCGGCTGTGCCAGTGGAGAGATTATTACGGCAATTGCCATCACCGAGCCCGGGGCGGGTTCTGACTTGGCCAATATTCAAACCACCGCGGTCCGCGACGGAGATCATTATGTGATCAACGGGCAGAAAACCTTTATCACCAACGGCATACAATCCGATCTTGTATTGGTTGCCTGCAAGACGGATCCCACAGCTGTACCCAAGCACAAAGGCATCAGTCTGCTCATGGTGGAGCGGGATAGCTCAGGTTTTTCACGGGGAAGAAAACTGGACAAAATTGGGCTTCACAGTCAGGATACTGCTGAGTTGATATTTGAAGACTGCCGTGTTCCTGCCGCCAATCTGCTAGGTGAAGAAGGAAAAGGGTTTGCCTATTTAATGGAGAAGTTGCAGCAGGAGAGGCTTGTGGTTGCGATCGCTGCCCAGGTGGCAGCTGAGGAAATGCTGAAAATCACGATAGAATATGTGAAAAGCAGGGAAGCTTTTGGCCAGCCGATCAGCAAGTTTCAAAACACGCAGTTTAAGATTGTGGAAATGGCTACAGAGATCGAAGTAAGTCGTGCTTTTCTTGATAAGTTAATTGCCGATCACATGGCCGGCCGGGATATTGTGACTAAGGTTTCCATGGCCAAATGGTGGCAGACGGAAATGGCCAAACGTGTTGCTGCTCACTGTCTGCAGCTGCACGGTGGTTATGGATATATGGAGGAGTATCCCATCGCCAGAAGGTACCGGGATATCCCAGTTGCCGCCATCTACGCAGGTACCAATGAAATTATGAAGACCATCATTGCCAAAAACATGGGATTGTAAGACCAAAGTGGAGAGGAGATAATAATGAATCTGCCTCTGAGTTCTATTCGCATTTTGGATCTGACAAGATTGTTGCCCGGACCATACTGTACCATGCTGTTGGCTGATTTCGGCGCCGAAGTCATTAAAATTGAGGATCCGAGTACTGGGGATTATGCCAGATGGTATGAGCCGAAACAAGGTGAAGACAGCGCCATGTTTGTTTCTTTGAATCGGAACAAAAAGAGCCTCAGTTTGAATTTGAAGTCCGATCAGGGAAAGGATATTTTTTTACAACTAGTCCTGACAGCGGATGTGGTTGTGGAATCCTTTCGTCCTGGTGTAATGGAACGGTTGGGACTGGGTTACGGTGCCTTGGCAGAGCTCAATCCGAAACTCATCTATTGTGCAGTGACGGGCTACGGACAGGATGGTCCTTACTCTACTTTTCCTGGCCATGATATAAATTATTTGAGTTATACAGGGTTATTGGATTTACAGGGAGAACGAGGCGGACGGCCGGTAATGCCAGTTGTTCAAATTGCCGATATCGGGGGCGGTGCCTTAATGGCGGCCGTCGGAATTTTGCTGGCGCTGCAAGCGAGAACACAAACGCAAAAAGGGCAATTTGTCGACATTTCCATGATGGACGGAGTCGTTTCCTGGATGCAGACGATCCTCCCCAATTATCTAGCTACAGGACAGCTGCCTCAGCGCGGTGAATCGGTCCTGGCCGGCGGCAGAGCCTGCTACGGGGTTTACCAAACTGCTGATCAGCGCTACCTTTCAATAGGTGCGCTGGAGCCTAAGTTCTGGGAAACTTTTTGCCGGGTCATTGAACGACCTGACTTGATTCCCCGCCTTGAAGCCCCTTTAGATGACCAGGAAAAAATGAAAATAGAAATTTCATCCATTATTAAAACCCGGACCTTGTCCGAGTGGCTGGCTGCATTCAAAGATCAGGAAGCGTGTGTTTCACCCGTCCACAATTTAAAGGAGGTTCTAGAGGATCGGCAAATAAAGTACCGTCAAATGATTGTGGATGTCGAGCACCATACTTTAGGAAAAATCCAACAACCCGGTATCCCGATCAAAATGTCGGCAACCGGCGGTTCTATTCGTATGCCGGCTCCGTCACTGGGTGAACACACTAAAGAACTGCTGGCGGAACTCGGCTTTACAGAACAACAGATGCAACAGTTGAAAAAAGAAAATATCATTTGAGAGAATATAAGATCTTTTTTTCCATCACGCAAAAATCAAAGAAATTTATACGTTCTAAGGGGGAATTATATGGAATTGAAGAAATGTGTTGCTATTATTACTGGGGGAGCGTCTGGATTGGGTGAGGCCACGGTAAGAAGGATTGTAGCTAACGGTGGAAAAGCAGTCATTTTGGATGTATCCGAGGAGAAAGGAGTAAGGCTGGCAGAGGAGCTGGGAGAACATGTTGTTTTCTTACAGGCGGATGTCACGCGTGAAGAGGAAGTGAAGGCAGCAATCAATATTGCAATCGAAACATTCCGCAATATCCACGTCCTGATCAATTGCGCTGGAATTGGGGTAGCTGAAAAAGTGTTAGGCAAAAATCAACCGCATGATCTCTCTACTTTTGCAAAGGTAATCCAGGTCAATTTGATTGGGACATTTAACATCATACGCTTAGTTGCTTATAAAATGGCAGAAAATGCTCCAAATGAAGCAGGTGAGCGCGGTGTCATTATAAATACGGCTTCCGTGGCCGCTTTTGAGGGTCAAATTGGCCAGGCTGCATACAGCGCCTCCAAAGCAGGAATCGCAGGGATGACTTTGCCGATCGCCAGGGAACTGGCAAGATACGGGATTCGCGTTATGACGATTGCCCCGGGACTGTTTGAAACTCCTTTGTTTGCGACACTGCCCGAAGAAGCACGAAAGTCGTTGGGCGAAATGGTGCCGTTTCCATCCCGTTTGGGCTATCCTGCGGAATATGCCCATCTTGTTCAAAGCATCATAGAAAATCCGATGCTTAATGGGGAAACAGTCCGGTTGGACGGAGCCATTCGCATGCAACCCAAATAAGATTTGACCAAGTCAAGCAGGATGAAAGTGATGAGTTTAGTAAAAAGCCAGTGTAGGTGCATTTTCATCAAAATAAATGGAGGGGATTCAGTTGATGGATGTTCAACTCACCTTGCACAAAATGGTGGAGCGTGCCGAAAAACTTTTTCCAAAGAAACAAATTATTTCCCGTACAGCATCTGGAATTTTTCGTTATGGCTACCGGGAGATGGGGGAGCGTACACGACGCCTATCTAGTGCACTGGAAAAAATCGGGGTGCAAAGAGGAGATAAAGTGGGGACGTTAGCCTGGAATGATCATCGACATTTGGAAGCCTATTTTGGCATTCCGGGGATGGGGGCGGTCCTTCACACCATTAACATTCGTCTGTCACCCCAACATATCGCATATATCATCAATCATGCGGAAGATAAGGTTTTGCTGATTGATCAAGATTTTATACCATTGATCGAAACGATCAAAGATGAGCTGAAAACAGTCCAAGCTTATGTTGTGTTAGCGGATAATTCAGAATTAAAAGATTCTAAATTAAATCCGCTTTATTCCTATGAAGATCTTCTGGCCAAGGCTGATCCACAGTATCAATTTCCCGATGATTTAAATGAAAATGATCCGGCCGGAATGTGTTATACATCAGCGACAACCGGATCACCTAAAGGCGTTATTTATTCACATCGCGGAATCACACTGCACAGCATGGCTCTGGGGTTGGCTGACACAGCGGCGATTTCTGAATCAGATGTGTGTATGCCTGTTGTACCGATGTTCCACGCCAATGCCTGGGGGATGCCGTTTGCGGCCACCTGGTTTGGCTCATCACAAGTGTTGCCCGGGCCTTGGTTTACACCGGAATTGCTAGCTAAACTGATCCACACTGAAAGAGTTACAATAACGGCAGGTGTTCCAACAATCTGGCTGGGTCTGTTAAAAGAATTAGAAAACAGTGGTGAGGTGTACGATATGAGTTCGCTGCGTGCTGTGCTTTGCGGCGGTTCAGCAGCACCACTCGGGATGATCCGTACCTTTGAAACAAAGTACAATATTCCGTTCATTCACGCTTACGGCATGACTGAAACAACGCCACTCGTCACCTTATCACGGCTAAAAAGTTATCAAACCGATTTATCTGATGAAGAAAAACTGGTGATTCGCGCGAAGCAAGGGTATGTGGTGCCTGGTCTGGAAATCAAGGTGATCAATGATAATGGCGAGACTGCTTGGAACGGAGAAGAGATGGGTGAATTGTTAGTGCGCGGGCCATGGATTGCCAATGCTTACTACAACGATGAACGCTCTAAAGATGCCTTTAAAGACGGTTGGCTCTATACAGGGGATATTGTCACCATTGATGAAGAAGGAGTCATTAGGATTGCTGATCGTACGAAAGATCTCGTAAAAAGCGGGGGCGAATGGATCTCCACGATTGATTTAGAAAATGCCCTGATGGGGCATGACGGTGTCTTTGAGGCAGCCGTAGTGGGCGTGCCCCATCCTAAGTGGCAAGAGCGACCTGTCGCCTGTATTGTCCTAAAACCGAATGCCTCAGTGACAAAAGAAGAGTTATTGGATTTTCTAAAGCCCCAATTTCCTAAATGGTGGCTACCTGATGAT containing:
- a CDS encoding 3-hydroxyacyl-CoA dehydrogenase; the protein is MELKKCVAIITGGASGLGEATVRRIVANGGKAVILDVSEEKGVRLAEELGEHVVFLQADVTREEEVKAAINIAIETFRNIHVLINCAGIGVAEKVLGKNQPHDLSTFAKVIQVNLIGTFNIIRLVAYKMAENAPNEAGERGVIINTASVAAFEGQIGQAAYSASKAGIAGMTLPIARELARYGIRVMTIAPGLFETPLFATLPEEARKSLGEMVPFPSRLGYPAEYAHLVQSIIENPMLNGETVRLDGAIRMQPK
- a CDS encoding acyl-CoA dehydrogenase family protein translates to MTASYLTEEHQMFRRSLRRFLEKEAVPFFDQWEKERLIPRSFWKKMGRQGYLCPDIDEKYGGSGVDWGFSVVINEELERVGSGLGGISLHNDIVVPYIFSYGTEEQKLRWLPGCASGEIITAIAITEPGAGSDLANIQTTAVRDGDHYVINGQKTFITNGIQSDLVLVACKTDPTAVPKHKGISLLMVERDSSGFSRGRKLDKIGLHSQDTAELIFEDCRVPAANLLGEEGKGFAYLMEKLQQERLVVAIAAQVAAEEMLKITIEYVKSREAFGQPISKFQNTQFKIVEMATEIEVSRAFLDKLIADHMAGRDIVTKVSMAKWWQTEMAKRVAAHCLQLHGGYGYMEEYPIARRYRDIPVAAIYAGTNEIMKTIIAKNMGL
- a CDS encoding fatty acid--CoA ligase translates to MYTTLADLFNQTVQKYPNKEALYYVQKNQRWTYAEWNDQVNRLANALIETGVNKGDRVSTYLFNTSELATALFACTKIGAVFNPINFRLSADEVAYIISDAEPKVFLFEHAVAANLKNIHSKFQDVNFWCVDPDPPSYAQFYDQKVSAATSDEPKIDVDEEDLYAIMYTSGTTGRPKGVMHRHRDMVEQSLIIISASQLTPQDRGLVTAPMFHCAELHCCFIPRVHVGGSNVIMHHFDVKQVLQLIQDEKITLFFAAPTMWNMLLQEDLSQYDLTSLRKGFYGAAPMAPALVRACQQKLNIGLLQAYGMTEMGPAVTFLLEDEQLLKAGSAGRACLNHDIRVVRPLENGPSDPDDIAGVGEVGEIVVKGPCMMIGYYNRPEATEKALYKGWYHTGDLGYVDEDGFLWIADRVDDMLISGGENIYPREVEDVLYEHPGVLDVAVLGEPDEKWGERVVAFIVKKDPAVTESDLDLFCKDSGKLADYKRPRKYYFVDQLPRNASGKIQKFLLREQLQTNVKR
- a CDS encoding CaiB/BaiF CoA transferase family protein, whose translation is MNLPLSSIRILDLTRLLPGPYCTMLLADFGAEVIKIEDPSTGDYARWYEPKQGEDSAMFVSLNRNKKSLSLNLKSDQGKDIFLQLVLTADVVVESFRPGVMERLGLGYGALAELNPKLIYCAVTGYGQDGPYSTFPGHDINYLSYTGLLDLQGERGGRPVMPVVQIADIGGGALMAAVGILLALQARTQTQKGQFVDISMMDGVVSWMQTILPNYLATGQLPQRGESVLAGGRACYGVYQTADQRYLSIGALEPKFWETFCRVIERPDLIPRLEAPLDDQEKMKIEISSIIKTRTLSEWLAAFKDQEACVSPVHNLKEVLEDRQIKYRQMIVDVEHHTLGKIQQPGIPIKMSATGGSIRMPAPSLGEHTKELLAELGFTEQQMQQLKKENII
- a CDS encoding long-chain fatty acid--CoA ligase; the encoded protein is MDVQLTLHKMVERAEKLFPKKQIISRTASGIFRYGYREMGERTRRLSSALEKIGVQRGDKVGTLAWNDHRHLEAYFGIPGMGAVLHTINIRLSPQHIAYIINHAEDKVLLIDQDFIPLIETIKDELKTVQAYVVLADNSELKDSKLNPLYSYEDLLAKADPQYQFPDDLNENDPAGMCYTSATTGSPKGVIYSHRGITLHSMALGLADTAAISESDVCMPVVPMFHANAWGMPFAATWFGSSQVLPGPWFTPELLAKLIHTERVTITAGVPTIWLGLLKELENSGEVYDMSSLRAVLCGGSAAPLGMIRTFETKYNIPFIHAYGMTETTPLVTLSRLKSYQTDLSDEEKLVIRAKQGYVVPGLEIKVINDNGETAWNGEEMGELLVRGPWIANAYYNDERSKDAFKDGWLYTGDIVTIDEEGVIRIADRTKDLVKSGGEWISTIDLENALMGHDGVFEAAVVGVPHPKWQERPVACIVLKPNASVTKEELLDFLKPQFPKWWLPDDIVFMDEIPKTSVGKFLKATLREQLKEHLTV